In a single window of the Drosophila albomicans strain 15112-1751.03 chromosome 3, ASM965048v2, whole genome shotgun sequence genome:
- the LOC117569144 gene encoding longitudinals lacking protein, isoforms H/M/V isoform X16, with the protein MDDDQQFCLRWNNHQSTLISVFDTLLENETLVDCTLAAEGKFLKAHKVVLSACSPYFATLLQEQYDKHPIFILKDVKYQELRAMMDYMYRGEVNISQDQLAALLKAAESLQIKGLSDNRSGGNSGASGNTAAAAQAAAQQATKSDAHHRVKLSGTYTLEQTKRSRGAMDVSGDVSGSREGSSSPSRRRRKVRRRSMENDMHDNSNSSVLQAVAAASNQSILQQTSASLAASALVSTQLASGSSVGAAAAATNASGSSSIQVSTQPLTSSSSNVTKKTESAKLTSTAAQGAQQQQQQQQQQTTSDAINTDNVQQQQQQQQNESTQGEADEMDVASGGAGVASGAVAVHPGVVKQLATLDKSNHKQKIKDNSITTTATTEMVIEPKAEYDEDAHDENVEDLTLDEEDMTMEELDQAAGTSQGGDGSSQAYATWQHDRSQDELGLMAAQDAQQRDPQEMLMHPSNLKFNARRKSSRSMVMQQQQQKRRSHQNHHHQQSSMSTSMSMTLAMAAMSSSTSPSLHVCPTCGRRYQTLSTLTRHMRKECNQPKQYVCHLCGRGFHYNFKLQDHYHHTHRLSA; encoded by the exons ATGGATGACGATCAACAGTTTTGTTTGCGATGGAACAACCATCAGAGCACATTGATCAGTGTATTTGACACGTTGCTGGAAAATGAGACACTAGTCGATTGCACGCTCGCCGCTGAGGGTAAATTTCTCAAGGCCCACAAGGTGGTGTTATCAGCATGCAGTCCCTACTTTGCT ACATTGCTGCAAGAACAGTACGACAAGCACCCGATATTCATACTCAAGGATGTCAAATATCAGGAACTGCGCGCCATGATGGATTACATGTATCGCGGCGAGGTCAATATTTCGCAGGATCAACTCGCTGCGCTCCTCAAGGCCGCTGAATCGTTGCAGATCAAGGGATTGTCCGACAATCGCAGTGGTGGCAACAGTGGCGCCAGTGGCAACACTGCGGCAGCCGCCCAGGCTGCAGCGCAACAGGCCACCAAATCGGATGCACATCATCGCGTCAAGCTGAGCGGCACCTATACGCTGGAGCAGACGAAGCGATCGCGTGGTGCCATGGATGTGTCTGGTGATGTGTCTGGATCACGCGAAGGCTCCTCGAGTCCATCGCGTCGTCGTCGAAAAGTGAGACGCCGCAGCATGGAAAATG ATATGCACGACAACTCGAATTCGTCAGTGCTGCAAGCAGTCGCCGCCGCCTCCAATCAGTCAATCCTCCAACAAACAAGCGCTAGCCTCGCCGCCTCCGCTTTGGTCAGCACTCAATTGGCCAGCGGTAGCAGCGTTGgtgccgccgccgcagcaacaaatgccagtggcagcagcagcatccaaGTATCGACCCAGCCAttgaccagcagcagcagtaacgtTACCAAAAAGACTGAAAGCGCTAAACTAACATCGACAGCTGCCCAGGGcgcccaacaacagcagcagcagcagcaacaacaaaccacaAGCGATGCCATTAACACCGAcaatgtacaacaacaacaacagcaacaacagaatgAAAGCACCCAAGGCGAAGCCGATGAAATGGATGTGGCAAGTGGTGGTGCTGGTGTTGCAAGTGGCGCCGTTGCCGTTCATCCAGGTGTCGTTAAGCAATTGGCCACTCTAGACAAGTCGAATCATAAACAAAAGATCAAAGATAATAGCataacaacaaccgcaacaactgAAATGGTAATTGAGCCCAAGGCCGAATACGATGAGGATGCGCACGATGAGAACGTTGAGGATTTGACTTTGGATGAGGAAGATATGACAATGGAAGAGCTGGATCAAGCGGCTGGCACCAGTCAGGGTGGCGATGGATCTAGTCAAG CATATGCAACATGGCAACACGACAGATCTCAGGATGAACTTGGACTAATGGCCGCACAGGATGCACAGCAACGGGATCCACAAG AGATGTTGATGCATCCAAGCAATTTAAAGTTCAATGCCCGAAGAAAGTCCAGCCGATCGATGGtgatgcaacagcagcagcaaaagcgtCGTAGTCAtcaaaatcatcatcatcaacagtcatcgatgtcgacgtcgatgtcgatgacgTTGGCGATGGCGGCgatgtcgtcgtcgacgtcacCGTCGTTGCACGTGTGTCCGACCTGCGGTCGCAGATATCAAACGCTTTCGACGTTGACGCGCCACATGCGCAAAGAGTGCAATCAGCCCAAGCAATATGTGTGCCACTTGTGTGGCAGGGGTTTTCACTATAATTTCAAGCTGCAAGATCATTACCATCACACACATCGGCTCAGTGCCTGA
- the LOC117569144 gene encoding longitudinals lacking protein, isoforms H/M/V isoform X24, producing MDDDQQFCLRWNNHQSTLISVFDTLLENETLVDCTLAAEGKFLKAHKVVLSACSPYFATLLQEQYDKHPIFILKDVKYQELRAMMDYMYRGEVNISQDQLAALLKAAESLQIKGLSDNRSGGNSGASGNTAAAAQAAAQQATKSDAHHRVKLSGTYTLEQTKRSRGAMDVSGDVSGSREGSSSPSRRRRKVRRRSMENDMHDNSNSSVLQAVAAASNQSILQQTSASLAASALVSTQLASGSSVGAAAAATNASGSSSIQVSTQPLTSSSSNVTKKTESAKLTSTAAQGAQQQQQQQQQQTTSDAINTDNVQQQQQQQQNESTQGEADEMDVASGGAGVASGAVAVHPGVVKQLATLDKSNHKQKIKDNSITTTATTEMVIEPKAEYDEDAHDENVEDLTLDEEDMTMEELDQAAGTSQGGDGSSQAYATWQHDRSQDELGLMAAQDAQQRDPQDQTDTHTNTKQTKHNKTIG from the exons ATGGATGACGATCAACAGTTTTGTTTGCGATGGAACAACCATCAGAGCACATTGATCAGTGTATTTGACACGTTGCTGGAAAATGAGACACTAGTCGATTGCACGCTCGCCGCTGAGGGTAAATTTCTCAAGGCCCACAAGGTGGTGTTATCAGCATGCAGTCCCTACTTTGCT ACATTGCTGCAAGAACAGTACGACAAGCACCCGATATTCATACTCAAGGATGTCAAATATCAGGAACTGCGCGCCATGATGGATTACATGTATCGCGGCGAGGTCAATATTTCGCAGGATCAACTCGCTGCGCTCCTCAAGGCCGCTGAATCGTTGCAGATCAAGGGATTGTCCGACAATCGCAGTGGTGGCAACAGTGGCGCCAGTGGCAACACTGCGGCAGCCGCCCAGGCTGCAGCGCAACAGGCCACCAAATCGGATGCACATCATCGCGTCAAGCTGAGCGGCACCTATACGCTGGAGCAGACGAAGCGATCGCGTGGTGCCATGGATGTGTCTGGTGATGTGTCTGGATCACGCGAAGGCTCCTCGAGTCCATCGCGTCGTCGTCGAAAAGTGAGACGCCGCAGCATGGAAAATG ATATGCACGACAACTCGAATTCGTCAGTGCTGCAAGCAGTCGCCGCCGCCTCCAATCAGTCAATCCTCCAACAAACAAGCGCTAGCCTCGCCGCCTCCGCTTTGGTCAGCACTCAATTGGCCAGCGGTAGCAGCGTTGgtgccgccgccgcagcaacaaatgccagtggcagcagcagcatccaaGTATCGACCCAGCCAttgaccagcagcagcagtaacgtTACCAAAAAGACTGAAAGCGCTAAACTAACATCGACAGCTGCCCAGGGcgcccaacaacagcagcagcagcagcaacaacaaaccacaAGCGATGCCATTAACACCGAcaatgtacaacaacaacaacagcaacaacagaatgAAAGCACCCAAGGCGAAGCCGATGAAATGGATGTGGCAAGTGGTGGTGCTGGTGTTGCAAGTGGCGCCGTTGCCGTTCATCCAGGTGTCGTTAAGCAATTGGCCACTCTAGACAAGTCGAATCATAAACAAAAGATCAAAGATAATAGCataacaacaaccgcaacaactgAAATGGTAATTGAGCCCAAGGCCGAATACGATGAGGATGCGCACGATGAGAACGTTGAGGATTTGACTTTGGATGAGGAAGATATGACAATGGAAGAGCTGGATCAAGCGGCTGGCACCAGTCAGGGTGGCGATGGATCTAGTCAAG CATATGCAACATGGCAACACGACAGATCTCAGGATGAACTTGGACTAATGGCCGCACAGGATGCACAGCAACGGGATCCACAAG